The stretch of DNA attgaaaactactccatctcacatgatgatcggttatggtttagttgatttggatcacgtaatcacttagaagattagagggatgtctatctaagtgggagttcttaagtaatatgattaattgaacttaaatttatcatgaacttagtacctgatagtatcttgcttgtttatgttgattgtacatagatggctcgtgctgttgttccgttgaattttaatgcgttccttgagaaagcaaagttgaaagatgatggtagcaattacacggactgggtccgtaacttgaggattatcctcattgctgcacagaagaattacatcctggaagcaccactgggtgccaggcctgctgctggagcaacaccagatgttatgaacgtctggcagagcaaagctgatgactactcgatagttcagtgtgccatgctttacggcttagaatcgggacttcaacgacgttttgaacgtcatggagcatatgagatattccaggagttgaagttaatatttcaagcaaatgctcgaattgagagatatgaagtctccaataagttctatagctgcaagatggaggagaacagttctgtcagtgagcatatactcaaaatgtctgggtataataatcacttgattcaattgggagttaatcttccggatgattgcgtcattgacagaattctccaatcactgccaccaagctacaagagcttcgtgatgaactataatatgcaagggatgaacaagactattcccgagctcttcgcaatgctgaaagctgcggaggtagaaatcaagaaggagcatcaagtgttgatggttaacaagaccactagtttcaagaaaaagggcaaagggaagaagaaggggaacttcaagaagaacggcaagcaagttgctgctcaggagaagaaacccaagtctggacctaagcctgaaactgagtgcttctattgcaagcagactggtcactggaagcggaactgcccgaagtatttggcggataagaaggatggcaaggtgaacaaaggtatatgtgatatacatgttattgatgtgtaccttactagagctcgtagtagcacctgggtatttgatactggttctgttgctaatatttgcaactcgaaacagggactacggaataagcgggcactggcaaaggacgaggtgacgatgcgcgtgagaaacggttccaaagtcgatgtgatcgcggtcggcacgctacctctacatctaccttcgggattaatattagacctaaataattgttatttggtgccagcgttgagcatgaacattatatctggatcttgtttaatgcgagacggttattcatttaaatcagagaataatggttattctatttatatgagtaatatcttttatggtcatgcacccttgaagagtggtctatttttattgaatctcgatagtagtaatacacatattcataatgttgaagccaaaagatgcagagttgataatgaaagtgcaacttatttgtggcactgtcgtttaggtcatatcggtgtaaagcgcatgaagaaactccatactgatggacttttggaaccacttgattatgaatcacttggtacttgcgaaccgtgcctcatgggcaagatgactaaaacaccgttctccggtactatggagagagcaacagatttgttggaaatcatacataccgatgtatgtggtccgatgaatattgaggctcgtggcagatatcgttattttctcaccttcacagatgatttaagcagatatggatatatctacttaatgaaacataagtctaaaacatttgaaaagttcaaagaatttcagagtgaagttgaaaatcatcgtaacaagaaaaataaagtttctacgatctgatcgtggaggagaatatttgagttacgagtttggtgtacatttgaaaaactgtggaatagtttcgcaactcacgccacccggaacaccacagcgtaatggtgtgtccgaacgtcgtaatcgtactttactagatatggtgcgatctatgatgtctcttactgatttaccgctatcgttttggggttatgctctagagacggctgcattcacattaaatagggcaccatcaaaatccgttgagacgacaccttatgaactgtggtttggcaagaaaccaaagttgtcgtttcttaaagtttggggctgcgatgcttatgtgaaaaatcttcaacctgataagcttgaacccaaatcggagaaatgtgtcttcataggatacccaaaggaaactgttgggtacaccttctatcacagatccgaaggcaagacatttgttgctaagaatggatactttctagagaaggagtttctctcgaaagaagtgagtgggaggaaagtagaacttgacgaggtaactgtacctgctcccttactggaaagtagttcatcacagaaaactgtttcagtgacacctacaccagttagtgaagaagccaatgataatgatcatgaaacttcagatcaagatactactgaacctcgtagatcaaccagagtaagatccgcaccagagtggtacggtaatcctgttctggaagtcatgctactagatcatgatgaacctacgaactatgaagaagcgatggtgagcccagattctgcaaagtggcttgaagccatgaaatctgagatgggatccatgtatgagaacaaagtatggactttggttgacttgcccgatgatcggcaagcaattgagaataaatggatctttaagaagaagactggcgctgatggtaatgttactgtctataaagctcgacttgtcgcaaaaggttttcagcaagttcaagggattgactacgatgagaccttctcacccgtagcgatgcttaagtccgtccgaatcatgttagcgattgccgcattttatgattatgaaatttggcagatggatgtcaaaactgcattcctgaatggatttctggaagaagagttgtatatgatgcaaccagaaggttttgtcgatccaaagggagctaacaaagtgtgcaagctccagcgatccatttatggactggtgcaagcctctcggagttggaataaacgttttgatagtgtgatcaaatcatttggttttatacagactttcggagaagcctgtatttacaagaaagtgagtgggagctctgtagcatttctgatattatatgtggatgacatattgctgattggaaatgatatagaatttctggatagcataaagggatacttgaataaaagtttttcaatgaaagacctcggtgaagctgcttacatattaggcattaagatctatagagatagatcaagacgcttaattggactttcacaaagcacataccttgacaaaattttgaagaagttcaaaatggatcaagcaaagaaagggttcttgcctatgttacaaggtgtgaagttgagtaagactcaatgcccgaccactgcagaagatagagagaatatgaaagatgttacctatgcatcagcaataggatctatcatgtatgcaatgctgtgtaccagacctgatgtgtgccttgctataagtttagcagggaggtaccaaagtaatccaggagtggatcactggacagcggtcaagaacatcctgaaatacctgaaaaggactaaggatatgtttctcgtatatggaggtgacaaagagctcaccgtaaaaggttacgttgatgcaagctttgacactgatccggacgattctaaatcgcaaactggatacgtgtttacattaaacggtggagctgtcagttggtgcagttctaaacaaagcgtcgtagcgggatctacatgtgaagcggagtacatagctgcttcggaagcagcgaacgaaggagtctggatgaaggagttcatatccgatctaggtgtcatacctaatgcatcgggtccaatgaaaatcttttgtgacaatactggtgcaattgccttggcaaaggaatccagatttcacaaaaggaccaaacacatcaagagacgcttcaactccatccgggatctagtccaggtgggagacatagagatttgcaagatacatacggatctgaatgtggcagacccattgactaagcctcttccacgagcaaaacatgatcagcaccaaggctccatgggtgttagaatcattacagtgtaatctagattattgactctagtgcaagtgggagactgaaggaaatatgccctagaggcaataataaagttattatttatttccttataatcatgataaatgtttattattcatgctggaattgtattaaccagaaacataatacatgtgtgaatacatagacaaacaaagtgtcactagtatgcctctacttgactagctcgttaatcaaagatggttatgtttcctgaccatgaacaatgagttgttatttgatcaacgagatcacatcattaagtgaatgatctgattgacatgacccattccattagcttagcacccgatcgtttagtatgttgctattgctttcttcatgacttatacatgttcctatgactatgagattatgcaactcccgtttgccagaggaacactttgggtgctaccaaacgtcacaacgtaactgggtgattataaaggagctctacaggtgtctccaaaggtacatgttgggttggcgtatttcgagattaggatttgtcactccgattgtcggagaggtatctctgggccctctcggtaatgcacatcacttaagccttgcaagcattgcaactaataagttagttgcgggatgatgtattacagaacgagtaaagagacttgccagtaacgagattgaactaggtattggaataccgacgatcgaatcttgggcaagtaacataccgatgacaaagggaacaacgtatgttgttaatgcggtctgaccgataaagatcttcgtagaatatgtaggagccaatatgggcatccaggtcccgctattggttattgaccggagacatgtctctgtcatgtctgcattgttctcgaacccgtagggtccgcacgcttaaggttacgatgacagttatattatgagtttatgcattttgatgtaccgaagtttgttcggagtcccggatgtgatcacggacatgacgaggagtctcgaaatggtcgagacataaagattgatatattggaagcctatgtttggataccggaagtgttccgggtgaaatcgagattttaccggagtaccgggaggttaccggaaccccccgggagctaaatgggccatgatgggccttagtggaaaagagaagaggcagccctacatgggccgcgcgcccctcccctcccttggtccgaataggacaaggagagggggccggcccctctctctcttctcccccctccgcgaatcctattccaactaggattgcgggggggggaatcctactcccagagggagtaggactctcctggcgcgccctccttggccggccgcctcccccccctctagtcctttatatactgaggcagaggcaccctagagacacacaagttgatccacgtgatatattccttagccgtgtgcggcgccccctgccactatagtcctcgataatattgtagcggtgcttaggcgaagccctgtagcagtagtgcatcaagatcgtcaccacgccgtcgtgctgacggaactcttccccgacactttgctggatcgaagtccggggatcgtcatcgagctgaacgtgtgctgaaactcggaggtgccgtagtttcggttcTTGGATCGGttagatcgtgaagacgtacgactacatcaaccgcgttaatataacgcttccgctgtcggtctacaagggtacgtagatcacactctcccctcgttgctatgcatcaccatgatcttgcgtgtgcgtaggaatttttttgaaattactacgaaacccaacactcgCTTGACAGCGACGAGCTCGCCCTTCTCCGGCTCCTGCTTGACGCCAACGAGCTCGCCCTTCTCCGGCTCCTGCTTGACGCCAACGAGCTCCGCCAGCTCCTTCTTCACGGGGAGAAGCGCCGTGCCGGAAGGGCCCCCAATGCCAGAGGTGAGCCACGGAGCAGAGGAAGAGACCGCGACAGAGGAAGATCCCGCGGCCGAGGAGGGGCATCCACCCACGTCGGCTGTTGTACTCCTCCGTCTCTCGTCGGAGGAGCGACGCCGGCAGCTGGAGGCCTTGGTTGGCGTCGGAGGAGCGCTCGGGGATGTCGCCCCCACTGGCGTTGCGGCCCGAGCTTGACATACTGTCCCACATGGCGGCTGGAGGCGGAACTGGGCTCACCAGTGGCGAGAAATGCGACAGAGGGAGTGGGGAATCACGGGGAAACGCGGCGGCAGGGGGATAGGGTTTCGACCCGTATCTGCCCCGCAAACCCGTAGTTATACGGCTTTGGGGGTAAGGTTTGCGGGCCGCGGTAATTTTTTTACAGGCCAAACGAGTATACGGGCTCTGTGCTGGCCAGAAAATTGAGCCGAGACCGTACACTCATCGAAATTATGCGGGTCCGCGCATTATATGGGGTCcgctagagatgctctaagttGATCATCAAGCCCACAAAAAAAGTTAAGCACCAACTATGCCAAAGAAAAGTTGATCATCAAACCGACAAGTGGGCTCAGACCAGGAAAGCCTTGGAGAGAAAAGCCTATACGCTTTGTGTGTAGAATCAGGCGGAGAAGGGCTAGTAGCCCCTCAAAGCAAAAATAAAAAGGCAAAGAAGGGCTAGTCCGGCGGGGGCACATCAGTGCTGCCAGTTTTGCCCGCAAACTGGGAGCCCCGCTCAAAACCTAATCTCCCCGCCGATCAACGCGCCGACGACCACGAGTGAAACCGGCGGCTCTTGTGATCTGATAAGAACCGTTGTGCCCAACTTGGATCGAGATCGCCTTTTTCTTGCGAGCTAGCTTTGGCGCATAAAAAAGGACGAACGGAGGATACCTCCAACAAACACCATCAAATCCTGTGGTCTGTGGATTCCCGACCATAGTTTTGGATAACCTGCCTGCCCTGGCGCTCCCTCCTCGCCCACCAACTCAGTTCACCACTCCAAGTCCAAACGAGTGAGCAGAGTACCTTTTTGGTCGCTGTAAATAAACGGCTCAACTCCTCATCCTGGaagcatcaagcaacaacccatCTCATCTCACTTGATCATCCTACTCTTTGCACCGAGCCATTTCGGCAAATAATCATGGCGAAGATGTCGTTGACGGCCACCGTCACCCTCGGCCACCTCGAGAACAAGCTCACGCTCGCCAAACGCTGCTCTAGAGGTAGTAAGCAGGATCCACTTCTTCAAATTTCAGTTCAGCTAGGTTGTATACTGATAATCTAACAGTAGCAATGCAATGCATTTCTTTTCTTAATCTTCACCAGAGGCGACGTTCGCCAGAGCAAAGGCAACGGCCATCGCCATGGTCGCGTCTGCGGTCCCAACGGTGAGCTCCTCTGTCCGAGATTTGTTGATTTTTCATGCACGTTGCTCTGGTTTTCATAACTGAACCGTTAATCCTGCAGCTGGCGAGCGTGAGGATGCTGCCGTGGGCCAAGGCGAACCTGAACCCCACCGGCCAGGCCCTCATCATCTGCACCGTCGCTGGGATGGCATACTTCATTGCCGCCGACAAGACGATCCTCTCGCTGGCGAGGAGGCACTCGTACGAGAGCGCCCCCGACCACCTCAAGGACACCTCCTTCCATGTCGCCGCCGCTGCAGCCCGTCCCCGTCCGCCGGCGTTCTTAAGGCCTTGAGCTAGTATTATCCTGCTAATTTATTTTTTTAGAGAAAAGGCCTAGGCCcgactttataaataaagccacACGGCAGAGTCACAGAGCAACCATAGCAACAACGGGGACGAAGCCACCACCAGTTCACCCAAACACGGGCACTCAACGACAAGCACGAAAGCATGATGGATACATGGCACCCTGCCAGACACGGCACGCAGGCCGGATAACTTAGGAAAGACATAGCCAGCAACTAAGTCGAAGAACCTCCAAAATGCGAGATCAGACATCAGGATCCTGCCCAGAAAGAGACGACACCGAGGCCCGAACTTTAGATATGAGCAGATCAAGAGCATCCCGGTCCTCCACCTTAGTCAATAATATCCACTGCTGCAAGAAGATACATGATTTAAATAAAAAATCAGCTGGTTTAGTAGGATAAGCATGTTCGATTGTAAATTTGTCCCTAATGGTCCCTAACGACCATCACATGGCACCCAAACCAACCCAGAAGACCCTCTTTgtcacaccagccaacgaattgGCAAGGCCTCTCAGCTCATTAAAGGAGGAGGGATCCCAAGTGACCTGAAGCCAGGATCTGACACAACTCCAAACTAGTTTAGCAAGCACACAATGGAAGAAAATATGATTTGTGTCCTCCAAGTCACCACAGAGAGCACAAAATTCCGAGCCCGGTCCATTCCTCTTACGGATTTGATCAGCCGCGGGAAGACGGCCTCTAAAGGCCTGCCAGAGGAAGATTTTGATTTTTGGAGGCACATGAGAACTCCAAATGCTAGAAAATCTATTAGTAGGGGCACCACCAATAAGTTTAGAATACAAGGACTTAACCGAGAAACGGCCCGAGTCGGTATGAGGCCAAACCACCGAATCCGGAGTCTCCGAGAGCATGGGGAATAAGGCAGAGAGACTTTGCCAATCTTCCAACTCTTCAGGAGAAAGGGAGCGACGGAAAGCGAGGTCCCAATTATTAGCTGACACCTCCGCGATGGAGATATTCGGGTTAGGACAATAAGAGAAAAGAATAGGAAATCTCATAGAGAGAGGAGAGTCTCCGCACCACCAGTCAAGCCAAAAACGAACCGAGGAACCATCTCCTACGATAAACTTAACATGTTCGAGGAAAAGAGGCCGGACTTTAATAAGGTCTTTCCAGAATTGAGATCCACGCTGGGCCCCTGCAAACATCGGGCTAGAATGGGGAAAATACTTAGCTTTAAGAATAGAATACCATAAAGAACTGGCCCCACTAGACATGATCTTCCACCACCATTTGATCATAAGGCATTTATTCATGACAACCATGTTAATGATGCCCAACCCCCCAAGGTTCTTAGGCCTACACACGAGTTGCCATTTAACAAGCCTATACTTTCGTCTGTTGTCAGCAGCATTCCAATAGAAAGCACCCCTATGTTTGTCAAAACCCGCATGGGTCCCAGCCGAGAGAAGATAAAAGCCCATTAGGAACATAGGAAGGGAAGACAAACAAGCATTGATCAGAGCTACTTTCCTGGCGTTAGTATTATATCTGCCATGCCAGGGAAGAACCCTATTTCCCACCTTAGAGATAGCAGGAGCAAAGTCTTTTGAGTGAAGCAAGTCTGGCGAAATGGGAAGGCCCAGGTATTTAAAGGGGAAGGAGCCCAGGTTGCAATTGAGGAGCCGGGCCACTCTCAAAGCCTCCGAATCATCAACGCCAGTGACAAATACCTCACTCTTAGAAAAGTTAATTTTCAGTCCCGAAGTGGCCTCAAAGCACATGAGGATAAACTTGAGGTGGGAAATACAATCGTCGTTCAAGTCAACCATAATAATGGTATCATCAGCGTACTGCAAGTAACACACTCCGAGATTAGATGAGAAACAACCAACGTAATATGACCATGATGGGCAGACCTATACAAGATGCGGGAGAAGGCATCAGCAATGAAGTTGAACAGAACAAGGGACACGGGGTCCCCCTGTCGCAGGCCCCTGCCATTGACAAAGAAGTTACTAACGTGACCATTAACAGAGACCGTagtgtgccccccccccccgagacCAGCTGCATAATACGATGAACATACGCCCCATCGAAGCCTTTCGCTAAAAGAACCTTTCTCAGGAAAGGCCAACTGACCGAATCATAAGCTTTCTCAAAGTCCAATTTGAGGATAACAACTTTAGAGTTACGAGATTTCAGGTCATGAACAATCTCTTGGAGGCAAAGAATACCATCTAAAATGAAACGCCCTATGATGAAAGCAGATTGGAAAGGGCTGATAACTCTATGAGCAACAGGGGAGAGATGGTTCGCAAAACCTTTAGCCGGAAACTTGGGAAAGTTATTGATCAACGCAATAGGCCTGAACTGGTAAATCATCTCAGCACCTTTAACTTTAGGGATCAAGGTGATCACCGCATAGTTGAGGCGATATATATCAATGGTGCCCAAACAAAAGCCCTAAATAACATGACAGACCAACTGTCACAATTGCGGCCAGAATTTTTTGAAGAAGGGGATCGAGAACCCATCCGGCCCAGAAGCAGCGTTAGGGTTGGCATAGTTAACCACATCCCAAATTTCCTTATCAGAGAGGGGAACCATTAAGGCTTCATTTTCCTCGGCCGAAACTTTCATATTATTGTCCCACAGGGAGGATGAGATAGAAAAGCCAGAAGGAGGTTTGGCCCCTAATAACGTAGCAAAAAAGTCCACCACATGAGAGAGGATCAAGGATTGGTCCGAGGACTGAACACCATTAATGATCAGGCTATTTATAAAGCATCGTCTTCTCCGACCATTGGTGATGGCAAAGAAATAAGCAGTAGGGGAATCCCCTTTTAGCGTCCAGTTCAACGTGCCACGTCGGCACCAATAGACTTCCGCCTAATGATGCAACTGCATCAAGGCGGCCTCGAGGTTATAGCGCAACGCCCACCCAACATCCGAGAGACCCAAGGTATCACCCGTTCGGTCAAGGTCCATAATCAAGGATTCAAGAGCATTCTTCGACCTATGTTCCTCCACAGCATGGTTTCGGGACCAACCTCTAAGGAATTTGCGCAGTTCATAGGAACAGGAATGCCAGTCATCCATAGGGCCAAAGGAATGAGGTTTGGGGGGCAAGAAGTTAAGGATCTTAGTAGCCAACATGTCAGTAAACCCTTCGACGAGCAGCCAAGAAGCATCAAATTGGAAACGAGAGGACGATCTATCTTGCTGCATCCCAGCATCAAGAAGAAGA from Triticum urartu cultivar G1812 chromosome 3, Tu2.1, whole genome shotgun sequence encodes:
- the LOC125547053 gene encoding early nodulin-93-like translates to MSLTATVTLGHLENKLTLAKRCSREATFARAKATAIAMVASAVPTLASVRMLPWAKANLNPTGQALIICTVAGMAYFIAADKTILSLARRHSYESAPDHLKDTSFHVAAAAARPRPPAFLRP